From a region of the Arachis ipaensis cultivar K30076 chromosome B09, Araip1.1, whole genome shotgun sequence genome:
- the LOC107616120 gene encoding pathogenesis-related protein 1-like has protein sequence MEMPLKIWVVIISFISIVPLFLMAQNLPKDYVKAHNDARAEVGVKPLKWDLQLTLHARKFVKKHISDCKKGFHDATFVGNKYGQNSAYHPGSVSGVEAVAEWLKHKTNYDYKSNSCIDGTLNCIVYGHIIWPATTYLGCARIKCHNYGGTLITCFYDSTIRFSH, from the coding sequence ATGGAAATGCCGCTGAAGATTTGGGTTGTGATAATAAGTTTTATAAGTATAGTTCCATTGTTTTTAATGGCACAAAATCTTCCAAAAGACTATGTTAAAGCTCACAATGATGCACGTGCAGAAGTTGGGGTTAAGCCACTGAAGTGGGACTTGCAGCTTACATTGCATGCTCGCAAATTCGTGAAGAAACACATTTCGGACTGCAAGAAAGGATTTCATGATGCGACTTTTGTTGGTAATAAATATGGCCAAAATTCAGCATATCATCCAGGATCTGTGTCAGGTGTAGAAGCTGTGGCTGAGTGGCTAAAACACAAAACAAATTATGACTATAAATCTAACTCTTGCATTGATGGTACCCTTAATTGTATTGTTTACGGTCACATTATATGGCCTGCAACTACTTATTTAGGTTGTGCTAGAATCAAATGTCACAATTATGGAGGCACCCTTATTACTTGTTTTTATGACAGTACAATCCGTTTTTCACATTAG
- the LOC107619055 gene encoding probable E3 ubiquitin-protein ligase RNF144A, which produces MATAQQESGSGSGSETAIGVNGVEDSYFSALFDDEGNLIPISDDKYADELQLQETIMSSLIASQSTIEGSSSSKTVRCLPSSSTPSSSRPVFVVPKTEYIELLDDDEMLIVCEICAETKGTDQMFRNKKCDHSFCSDCVTKHVATKIQESLTLVPCPGLNCKGMLELDSCRPMLPKEVLDRWDDALCEALFLAVPKFYCPFRDCSAMLLNENEGGEGIIREAECPFCHRLFCARCCVPWHPGVECNVLQSLNEDERGREDLLLRDLAAQKKWNRCPRCKFYVEKTEGCLHITCRCRFQFCYACGEPWSSTHGGCQRN; this is translated from the exons ATGGCAACAGCACAACAAGAATCAGGATCAGGATCAGGATCAGAAACAGCCATTGGAGTTAACGGCGTTGAAGACTCCTACTTCTCAGCTCTCTTTGATGATGAAGGTAACCTCATCCCCATCTCCGATGACAAGTACGCTGATGAATTGCAGTTACAAGAGACCATCATGTCCTCCTTGATCGCTTCTCAAAGCACCATCGAAGGCTCATCATCATCAAAAACCGTTCGTTGCCTTCCATCTTCATCAACACCTTCGTCATCACGACCAGTCTTTGTTGTCCCCAAAACCGAGTACATAGAGCTTCTGGATGACGACGAAATGCTTATCGTATGTGAGATTTGTGCAGAAACCAAAGGGACTGATCAGATGTTCAGGAACAAGAAATGTGATCACTCCTTCTGCTCTGACTGTGTCACCAAGCATGTGGCCACAAAGATCCAAGAGAGCTTAACGCTTGTTCCTTGCCCCGGATTGAACTGCAAGGGCATGTTGGAGCTTGATTCCTGCAGGCCCATGCTCCCAAAAGAGGTTCTTGATAGGTGGGACGATGCACTCTGTGAGGCTCTGTTTCTTGCGGTTCCGAAATTCTATTGCCCCTTTAGGGACTGTTCTGCAATGCTGCTTAACGAGAATGAGGGCGGTGAAGGGATTATCAGGGAAGCTGAGTGCCCATTTTGCCACAGGCTCTTCTGTGCCAGGTGTTGTGTTCCATGGCACCCTGGGGTTGAGTGTAACGTGTTGCAGTCACTGAATGAGGATGAGAGAGGGAGGGAGGATCTTCTTCTTAGGGACCTTGCTGCTCAAAAGAAATGGAATAGGTGTCCCAGATGCAAGTTCTATGTGGAGAAGACTGAAGGGTGCTTGCATATTACATGCAG GTGCCGATTCCAGTTTTGCTATGCTTGTGGTGAACCTTGGAGTAGCACTCATGGTGGATGCCAAAGGAATTAG